In one window of Caballeronia sp. TF1N1 DNA:
- the argS gene encoding arginine--tRNA ligase encodes MLPAHKETLETLLTDAVKQVAQATQGATEAAFVAPTIVLERPKVAAHGDVASNVAMQLAKPLRANPRQLAQQIVDALLGNAAAKGLVEGAEVAGPGFINLRLAATAKQAVIPAVLSEGAAYGDSQRDAGKQVLIEFVSANPTGPLHVGHGRQAALGDALSNLLGTQGYAVHREFYYNDAGVQIGNLAISTQARARGFKPGDAEWPEAAYNGEYIADIARDYLAGATVAAKDGEPVKGVGDVENLEAIRSFAVAYLRHEQDMDLTAFGVKFDQFYLESSLYKEGRVEQTVEALVAAGKTYEQEGALWLRTTDDGDDKDRVMRKTDGTYTYFVPDVAYHVAKWQRGFTKVINVQGSDHHGTIARVRAGLQGLGIGIPKGYPDYVLHKMVTVMRDGQEVKISKRAGSYVTVRDLIEWSGGMTPGNEAAPDQLDEDTIRRGRDAVRFFLISRKADTEFVFDIDLALKQNDENPVYYVQYAHARISTILNDWKERYGGDLAQTAHADLEPLSSPRAMALLNKLAEYPEMLAHAAEELAPHAVAFYLRDLAGEFHSFYNAERVLVDEQKERDARIALLAATRQVLANGLATIGVSAPEKM; translated from the coding sequence ATGCTGCCCGCACACAAAGAAACCCTAGAAACGCTCCTCACCGACGCGGTCAAGCAGGTCGCGCAAGCCACGCAGGGCGCGACTGAAGCGGCCTTCGTCGCGCCGACCATCGTGCTCGAACGACCGAAGGTCGCGGCGCATGGCGATGTCGCCTCGAACGTGGCGATGCAACTCGCCAAGCCGCTGCGCGCCAATCCGCGTCAGCTTGCGCAACAAATCGTCGATGCGCTACTCGGCAACGCAGCAGCCAAGGGGCTCGTCGAAGGCGCGGAAGTCGCGGGTCCGGGCTTTATCAATCTGCGACTCGCGGCAACGGCGAAGCAAGCCGTGATCCCGGCAGTGCTGTCCGAAGGCGCCGCATACGGCGACTCGCAGCGCGATGCAGGCAAGCAAGTGTTGATCGAATTCGTCTCCGCGAACCCGACCGGACCGCTGCACGTCGGTCATGGCCGTCAGGCCGCGCTCGGCGACGCGCTCTCGAACCTGCTCGGCACGCAAGGTTACGCGGTGCATCGCGAGTTCTATTACAACGACGCGGGCGTGCAGATCGGCAACCTCGCCATATCGACACAAGCGCGTGCGCGCGGCTTCAAGCCAGGCGACGCCGAGTGGCCGGAAGCGGCGTACAACGGCGAATACATTGCCGATATCGCGCGTGATTACCTGGCGGGCGCAACCGTCGCGGCGAAAGACGGCGAGCCGGTCAAGGGCGTGGGCGATGTCGAGAATCTCGAAGCCATCCGCAGCTTCGCGGTCGCTTATCTGCGTCACGAGCAGGACATGGATCTGACCGCGTTCGGCGTGAAGTTCGATCAGTTCTATCTGGAGTCGTCGCTGTACAAGGAAGGACGCGTCGAGCAGACCGTCGAGGCGCTCGTGGCTGCCGGCAAGACCTATGAGCAAGAGGGCGCATTGTGGCTGCGCACCACCGACGACGGCGACGACAAAGACCGCGTCATGCGCAAGACCGACGGCACCTACACCTACTTCGTGCCGGACGTGGCGTATCACGTTGCCAAGTGGCAGCGCGGCTTCACCAAGGTCATCAACGTGCAGGGCTCGGACCACCACGGCACCATCGCGCGGGTTCGCGCTGGGCTGCAAGGGCTCGGCATCGGTATTCCGAAAGGCTACCCCGACTACGTGCTGCACAAGATGGTCACCGTCATGCGCGACGGCCAGGAAGTCAAGATCAGCAAGCGCGCCGGAAGCTACGTGACCGTGCGCGATCTGATCGAATGGTCGGGCGGCATGACGCCCGGCAACGAAGCCGCGCCCGATCAACTGGACGAAGACACCATCCGCCGCGGCCGCGACGCCGTGCGCTTCTTCCTCATTTCGCGCAAGGCAGATACCGAATTCGTCTTCGATATCGACCTCGCGCTCAAGCAGAACGACGAAAATCCGGTCTATTACGTGCAGTACGCCCACGCGCGTATCAGCACGATTCTCAACGACTGGAAGGAGCGCTACGGCGGCGATCTGGCTCAAACCGCGCACGCCGATCTCGAGCCGCTGTCGAGTCCGCGCGCCATGGCGTTGCTCAACAAGCTTGCCGAGTATCCGGAAATGCTCGCGCACGCCGCCGAAGAACTGGCGCCGCATGCCGTCGCTTTCTATTTGCGCGACCTCGCTGGCGAATTTCACTCGTTCTACAATGCGGAGCGCGTGCTCGTGGACGAACAAAAGGAACGCGACGCGCGCATCGCGCTGCTTGCCGCAACGCGTCAGGTGCTCGCCAACGGTCTCGCGACCATCGGCGTGTCGGCTCCCGAAAAGATGTAA
- a CDS encoding DUF1840 domain-containing protein: MLITFKTSAAPDVMMLQNLAEYLLGIIGKQLNERGVITHDELPAAIEKLEAAVSTDKKERAEHDGHFHEGEDGHEPHEIPIGLAQRAYPFLDMLRLAQKEHTDILWGV, from the coding sequence ATGCTGATCACTTTCAAAACCAGCGCGGCTCCGGACGTCATGATGCTGCAAAACCTCGCCGAGTATCTGCTTGGCATCATTGGTAAACAGCTGAACGAACGGGGCGTCATCACTCACGACGAACTGCCTGCGGCTATTGAAAAACTCGAAGCCGCCGTGTCGACCGACAAGAAAGAGCGCGCCGAGCACGACGGCCACTTCCACGAAGGTGAGGACGGTCACGAACCGCACGAGATTCCCATCGGGCTGGCGCAACGCGCTTATCCGTTTCTCGACATGCTGCGTCTTGCGCAGAAAGAACATACGGACATTCTCTGGGGCGTCTGA